One genomic segment of Streptomyces sp. RerS4 includes these proteins:
- a CDS encoding LLM class F420-dependent oxidoreductase → MELRIFTEPQQGASYDTLLSVAKATEDLGFDAFFRSDHYLRMGSVDGLPGPTDAWITLAGLARETKRIRLGTLMTAGTFRLPGVLAIQVAQVDQMSGGRVELGLGAGWFEEEHKAYGIPFPAERMARLEEQLAIITGLWATAPGATFDYRGTHYQVENSPALPKPAQAKVPVLIGGHGARRTPRLAARYADEFNMPFASVEDSRRQFARVREAAADAGRKAEELVYSNALVVCVGKNDAEVARRAAAIGREVDELKANGLAGSPAEVVDKLGTYAAIGSSRVYLQLLDLDDLDHLELISSQVLARLG, encoded by the coding sequence ATGGAGCTTCGTATTTTCACCGAACCCCAGCAGGGTGCCAGCTACGACACCCTCCTGAGCGTCGCCAAGGCCACCGAGGACCTGGGCTTCGACGCCTTCTTCCGCTCGGACCACTATCTGCGGATGGGGTCCGTGGACGGCCTGCCCGGTCCCACCGACGCCTGGATCACCCTCGCGGGCCTGGCCCGCGAGACCAAGCGGATCCGGCTCGGCACGCTGATGACGGCCGGCACCTTCCGGCTGCCCGGCGTCCTCGCGATCCAGGTCGCGCAGGTGGACCAGATGTCCGGCGGCCGCGTCGAGCTGGGGCTCGGCGCCGGCTGGTTCGAGGAGGAGCACAAGGCGTACGGGATCCCCTTCCCGGCCGAGCGGATGGCCCGGCTGGAGGAACAGCTCGCCATCATCACCGGCCTGTGGGCCACCGCGCCCGGCGCCACCTTCGACTACCGGGGCACCCACTACCAGGTGGAGAACTCCCCGGCCCTGCCCAAGCCCGCCCAGGCCAAGGTGCCCGTCCTCATCGGCGGGCACGGCGCGCGGCGCACCCCGCGCCTGGCCGCGCGGTACGCGGACGAGTTCAACATGCCCTTCGCCTCGGTGGAGGACAGCCGCCGGCAGTTCGCGCGCGTCCGGGAGGCCGCCGCCGACGCCGGACGCAAGGCGGAGGAACTCGTCTACTCGAACGCCCTGGTGGTGTGCGTCGGCAAGAACGACGCCGAGGTCGCCCGTCGGGCCGCCGCCATCGGCCGCGAGGTCGACGAGCTCAAGGCCAACGGCCTGGCCGGCTCCCCGGCCGAGGTCGTGGACAAGCTCGGCACCTACGCCGCCATCGGCTCCTCCCGCGTCTACCTCCAACTCCTCGACCTCGACGACCTGGACCACCTGGAACTGATCTCCTCCCAGGTGCTCGCCCGGCTCGGCTGA
- the mmuM gene encoding homocysteine S-methyltransferase, which translates to MPRATGPLAEALARRPVLLDGGLGNQLTAQGCDLSGALWTGRVLAERPDQVEAAHTAYVEAGAEVLITASYQVGHDPALAARSVRVADRAARAAGHAVWVAASVGPYGAVLADGSEYRGRYGLTGPRLEAFHRPRVEALLAAGPDVLALETLPDTDEADALLRVLAGTGARAWLSYTVAGERTRAGQPLAEAFALAAAAPEVIAVGVNCCDPRDVLPALEAAASVTTKPLLAYPNDGSVWDANTTTWHAPPVPVPWPVPAWLHTGARLVGGCCRVGPPDVAALSPTLRPEAGSGPVPRPEKQ; encoded by the coding sequence GTGCCCCGCGCGACCGGCCCGCTCGCCGAAGCCCTGGCCCGCCGACCGGTACTCCTGGACGGTGGGCTCGGCAACCAGCTGACCGCGCAGGGCTGCGACCTGTCCGGCGCCCTGTGGACGGGCCGGGTGCTCGCCGAACGACCGGACCAGGTGGAGGCCGCCCACACGGCCTACGTCGAGGCCGGCGCCGAGGTGCTGATCACCGCGAGCTACCAGGTCGGGCACGACCCCGCCCTCGCGGCGCGTTCCGTACGGGTGGCCGACCGCGCGGCGCGCGCCGCCGGGCACGCGGTGTGGGTGGCCGCCTCCGTCGGCCCGTACGGGGCGGTCCTCGCCGACGGCAGCGAATACCGGGGCCGGTACGGGCTGACCGGCCCGCGGCTGGAGGCCTTCCACCGGCCCCGCGTCGAGGCCCTGCTCGCGGCGGGGCCCGACGTCCTCGCGCTGGAGACCCTCCCCGACACCGACGAGGCCGATGCCCTGCTGCGCGTCCTGGCCGGGACGGGCGCACGGGCATGGCTGAGCTACACCGTCGCGGGCGAGCGCACCCGGGCCGGTCAGCCCCTCGCCGAGGCCTTCGCGCTCGCCGCCGCCGCGCCCGAGGTGATCGCGGTCGGCGTCAACTGCTGCGATCCGCGCGATGTCCTGCCCGCCCTGGAGGCGGCCGCCTCGGTCACCACCAAGCCCCTCCTCGCCTATCCCAACGACGGCTCCGTCTGGGACGCGAACACCACGACCTGGCACGCCCCGCCCGTCCCCGTCCCCTGGCCCGTCCCCGCCTGGTTGCACACCGGCGCCCGCCTCGTCGGCGGCTGCTGCCGCGTCGGCCCGCCCGACGTGGCGGCGCTGAGTCCGACCCTGCGCCCCGAGGCCGGCTCCGGGCCCGTCCCGCGCCCGGAAAAGCAGTAG
- a CDS encoding 3' terminal RNA ribose 2'-O-methyltransferase Hen1, translating into MFLTITATGTPEKPATDLGFLLHKHPGKAQAFSTSHGTAHVFYPEASVERCTAALLLEVDPVALVRRGRDKGRGAAPDAALAQYVNDRPYAASSLLAVALSGVFRTALKGQCAARPELPGRPLPLRIEIPALPARGGADLVRRLFGPLGWDSVDIEPLVLDERFPEWGDSRYVRLVLEGQLKLDDALRQLYVLLPVLDDAKHYWIAPDEVDKLLRAGDGWLAAHPEHALITARYLARHKRLTQNAMERLELARLAEVDGSEPEEVDNAVDEARDTEERPVPLAVRRREAILTALRAAGAARVLDLGCGQGQLVQALLKDVTFTEIVGVDVSMRALNIAARRLRLERMGERQSSRVRLFQGSLAYTDKRLVGYDAAVLSEVIEHLDLPRLPALEYTVFGAARPRTVLVTTPNVEYNVRWESLPAGHARHRDHRFEWTREEFRTWAERVAGRYGYAVAYVPVGDDDPEVGPPTQMAVFTATTTTTDTTTETPKEGEAA; encoded by the coding sequence ATGTTCCTCACCATCACCGCGACCGGCACGCCGGAGAAACCTGCCACCGACCTGGGCTTTCTGCTGCACAAGCATCCCGGAAAGGCGCAGGCGTTCTCCACCTCCCACGGGACCGCGCACGTGTTCTATCCCGAGGCTTCCGTCGAGCGGTGCACAGCCGCGTTGCTGCTGGAGGTGGACCCCGTCGCGCTCGTGCGGCGAGGTCGGGACAAGGGCCGGGGCGCGGCCCCCGACGCCGCGCTCGCCCAGTACGTGAACGACCGCCCGTACGCGGCCTCCTCGCTGCTCGCCGTCGCGCTGAGCGGGGTGTTCCGGACCGCCCTCAAGGGGCAGTGCGCGGCCCGCCCCGAGCTGCCCGGTCGACCGCTCCCGCTGCGGATCGAGATCCCGGCGCTGCCGGCGCGCGGCGGCGCGGACCTCGTGCGCCGGCTGTTCGGCCCGCTCGGCTGGGACTCCGTGGACATCGAGCCCCTCGTCCTGGACGAGCGTTTCCCCGAGTGGGGGGACAGCCGCTACGTACGGCTCGTGCTGGAAGGGCAGCTGAAGCTGGACGACGCCCTGCGGCAGCTGTACGTCCTGCTGCCCGTCCTGGACGACGCCAAGCACTACTGGATAGCCCCCGACGAGGTCGACAAGCTGCTGCGCGCCGGCGACGGCTGGCTGGCCGCCCACCCCGAGCACGCGCTGATCACCGCCCGCTACCTGGCCCGGCACAAGCGGCTCACCCAGAACGCCATGGAACGCCTGGAGCTGGCCCGCCTCGCCGAGGTCGACGGGAGCGAGCCGGAGGAGGTCGACAACGCCGTCGACGAGGCGCGCGACACGGAGGAACGGCCCGTCCCGCTCGCCGTCCGACGCCGCGAGGCCATCCTGACGGCGCTGCGCGCCGCCGGCGCCGCACGCGTCCTCGACCTGGGATGCGGGCAGGGGCAGCTGGTGCAGGCACTGCTGAAGGACGTCACGTTCACCGAGATCGTCGGTGTCGACGTGTCGATGCGCGCCCTGAACATCGCCGCACGCCGACTGCGCCTGGAACGGATGGGGGAGCGGCAGAGTTCCCGCGTCCGGCTGTTCCAGGGCTCGTTGGCCTACACCGACAAGCGGCTCGTCGGCTACGACGCGGCCGTGCTCAGCGAGGTCATCGAGCACCTGGACCTGCCGCGCCTGCCGGCCCTGGAGTACACGGTGTTCGGCGCGGCCCGCCCCCGCACGGTCCTCGTGACCACCCCGAACGTCGAGTACAACGTCCGCTGGGAATCGCTGCCCGCCGGACACGCCCGCCACCGCGACCACCGCTTCGAATGGACCCGCGAGGAGTTCCGGACCTGGGCGGAGCGGGTCGCCGGCCGGTACGGGTACGCCGTCGCGTACGTGCCCGTCGGCGACGACGACCCCGAGGTCGGCCCGCCCACCCAGATGGCCGTCTTCACCGCGACGACCACCACCACCGACACCACCACCGAGACCCCGAAGGAAGGTGAGGCAGCATGA
- a CDS encoding polynucleotide kinase-phosphatase gives MTVTETDRANPRPAHRVLPVTDLSLVVLIGATGSGKSTFARKHFKPTEVLSSDYCRGLVADDENDQSASRDAFDVLHYIAGKRLAAGRLTVVDATNVQPEARRQLVRLAREHDVLPIAIVLDMPESVCAERNAGRPDRAGLPRRVIQRHRGELRRSLRGLEREGFRKVHVLRTVEEVESAEVVLEKRFNDLTHLTGPFDIIGDVHGCSSELETLLAKLGYRDGAHPDGRTAVFVGDLVDRGPDSPGVLRRVMGMVKSGNALCVPGNHENKLGRYLKGSKVQRTHGLAETIEQLDREPEEFVKEVREFIAGLVSHYVLDGGRLVVCHAGLPEKYHGRTSGRVRSHALYGETTGETDEFGLPVRYPWAEDYRGKAVVVYGHTPVPDTTWINNTICLDTGAVFGGRMTALRWPERELVDVPAEKVWYEPVKPLAAEAPGGHEGRPLDLADVHGRRIVETRHLGNVGVREENAAAALEVMSRFAVDPRLVPYLPPTMAPTATSREDGYLEHPAEAFAQYRADGVERVVCEEKHMGSRATVLLCRDADVARERFGTDGAATGSLYTRTGRPFFQDPEVTEEFLARLRAAADASGLWEELDTDWLLLDGELLPWSLKSTGLLRSQYAAVGAAARAVFPGALAALEAAAARGVETGALWERQRARAEDAAAFTEAYRRYCWTTDGLDGVRFAPFQLLAVAGRSLADVPHDRQLAWLDRLADADERSAAPLLRRTARVYVDTADEASVRAGTDWWLEMTGAGGEGMVVKPLGAYARDGKGRLVQPGVKVRGREYLRIIYGPEYTRPEHLERLRQRFLGHKRSLALREYALGLEALDRLAGGEPLWRVHEPVFAVLALESEPVDPRL, from the coding sequence ATGACCGTCACCGAGACCGACCGCGCGAACCCCCGCCCGGCCCACCGCGTCCTGCCCGTCACCGACCTGTCCCTCGTCGTCCTGATCGGGGCCACCGGATCGGGCAAGTCCACCTTCGCCCGCAAGCACTTCAAGCCGACCGAGGTCCTCTCCTCCGACTACTGCCGGGGCCTGGTCGCCGACGACGAGAACGACCAGAGCGCCAGCCGCGACGCCTTCGACGTCCTCCACTACATCGCCGGCAAGCGGCTCGCCGCCGGCCGACTGACCGTGGTCGACGCCACCAACGTCCAGCCCGAGGCCCGCCGGCAGCTCGTACGCCTGGCCCGTGAGCACGACGTGCTGCCCATCGCCATCGTCCTCGACATGCCCGAATCGGTCTGCGCCGAACGCAACGCCGGCCGCCCCGACCGGGCCGGCCTGCCGCGCCGCGTCATCCAGCGCCACCGCGGCGAACTGCGCCGCTCGCTGCGCGGCCTGGAACGCGAGGGCTTCCGCAAGGTGCACGTCCTGCGCACCGTGGAAGAGGTCGAATCCGCCGAAGTCGTGTTGGAGAAGCGGTTCAACGACCTCACCCACCTCACCGGCCCCTTCGACATCATCGGCGACGTCCACGGCTGCTCTTCCGAGCTGGAGACCCTGCTCGCCAAGCTGGGCTACCGGGACGGCGCCCACCCCGACGGCCGCACCGCCGTCTTCGTCGGCGACCTGGTCGACCGCGGCCCCGACAGCCCCGGCGTGCTGCGCCGCGTCATGGGCATGGTGAAGTCCGGCAACGCCCTGTGCGTGCCCGGGAACCACGAGAACAAGCTCGGCCGTTACCTGAAGGGATCCAAGGTCCAGCGGACGCACGGCCTCGCCGAGACGATCGAGCAGCTCGACCGGGAGCCCGAGGAGTTCGTGAAGGAGGTGCGGGAGTTCATCGCCGGCCTGGTCAGCCACTACGTGCTCGACGGCGGCCGGCTGGTGGTCTGTCACGCCGGGCTGCCGGAGAAGTACCACGGCCGCACCTCCGGTCGGGTCCGCTCGCACGCCCTCTACGGGGAGACCACCGGCGAGACCGACGAGTTCGGCCTGCCCGTGCGCTACCCGTGGGCCGAGGACTACCGCGGCAAGGCGGTCGTGGTCTACGGCCACACCCCGGTCCCCGACACCACCTGGATCAACAACACCATCTGCCTCGACACCGGCGCCGTCTTCGGCGGCCGGATGACCGCCCTGCGCTGGCCCGAGCGCGAACTGGTCGACGTACCGGCCGAGAAGGTCTGGTACGAGCCGGTCAAGCCGCTCGCCGCCGAGGCGCCGGGAGGCCACGAGGGACGCCCGCTCGACCTCGCGGACGTCCACGGGCGCCGGATCGTGGAGACCCGCCACCTCGGCAACGTCGGCGTCCGCGAGGAGAACGCGGCCGCCGCCCTGGAGGTCATGAGCCGCTTCGCGGTCGACCCGCGCCTCGTGCCGTACCTCCCGCCGACCATGGCCCCGACGGCCACCTCCCGGGAGGACGGCTACCTGGAGCACCCGGCCGAGGCCTTCGCGCAGTACCGCGCCGACGGCGTCGAGCGGGTCGTCTGCGAGGAGAAGCACATGGGCTCCCGCGCCACCGTCCTGCTGTGCCGGGACGCCGACGTGGCCCGCGAGCGGTTCGGGACGGACGGCGCGGCCACGGGCTCCCTCTACACCCGCACCGGACGCCCGTTCTTCCAGGACCCCGAGGTCACCGAGGAGTTCCTCGCACGACTCCGGGCGGCGGCCGACGCCTCGGGCCTCTGGGAGGAGCTGGACACCGACTGGCTCCTGCTCGACGGCGAGCTGCTGCCCTGGTCCCTGAAGTCCACCGGCCTGCTGCGCAGCCAGTACGCCGCCGTGGGCGCCGCCGCCCGCGCCGTGTTCCCCGGCGCCCTGGCCGCCCTGGAGGCGGCAGCGGCCCGGGGCGTGGAGACCGGGGCGCTGTGGGAGCGCCAGCGCGCCCGCGCCGAGGACGCCGCCGCGTTCACCGAGGCGTACCGCCGCTACTGCTGGACCACCGACGGGTTGGACGGCGTACGGTTCGCGCCGTTCCAGCTGCTCGCCGTCGCCGGACGGTCCCTGGCCGACGTACCGCACGACCGGCAGCTGGCCTGGCTCGACCGGCTGGCCGACGCCGACGAGCGGTCCGCCGCCCCGCTGCTGCGCCGCACGGCGCGCGTGTACGTGGACACCGCCGACGAGGCGTCCGTCCGCGCGGGCACCGACTGGTGGCTGGAAATGACCGGCGCCGGCGGTGAGGGCATGGTCGTCAAGCCGCTCGGGGCGTACGCCCGGGACGGCAAGGGCCGGCTGGTGCAGCCGGGCGTGAAGGTGCGCGGGCGCGAGTACCTGCGGATCATCTACGGGCCGGAGTACACGCGTCCGGAGCACCTGGAGCGGCTGCGGCAGCGCTTCCTCGGGCACAAGCGCTCGCTCGCCCTGCGCGAGTACGCGCTCGGGCTCGAAGCGCTGGACCGGCTGGCGGGCGGCGAGCCGCTGTGGCGCGTCCACGAACCGGTCTTCGCGGTGCTGGCGCTGGAATCGGAGCCGGTGGACCCCCGGCTCTGA